Proteins found in one Paenibacillus borealis genomic segment:
- the rlmD gene encoding 23S rRNA (uracil(1939)-C(5))-methyltransferase RlmD yields the protein MSKHRSGRSTSRREQRPASVAGLPVNKNEEVLLDITGMTHEGEGVGRVEGFTLFVQGALPGEKVRARVLKTKKQYGYAKLMELVQASPDRIGPPCPIYDQCGGCQLQHMDYTAQLAWKRQLVVDNLQRIGKLQVAGAASRGAGTGTGGAESGADAAGSQAEGIRVLPTLGMDEPWRYRNKAQVPIGVTDGGLVGGFYARGSHRIIDMETCLIQHEDNDKVVATVKSLGRELGVTAYDEETGRGLLRHVVVKKAFRTGQMMLVLVTNGRDIPHLDAWLGSIREQLPEVASICQNINTQKTNVIFGNDTRVLWGSDVIYDYIGDVQFAISARSFYQVNPVQTEVLYGKTLEYAALTGSETVIDAYCGIGTISLFLAQHADQVYGVEIVPEAIEDARTNAKLNSMNNVKFEVGASEDVIPAWKEQGITPDVIVVDPPRKGCDPRLLETILLMKPERVVYVSCNPSTLARDLRVLEDGGYRTVEVTPVDMFPHTVHVESVAWLERK from the coding sequence CACAAGCCGCCGGGAACAAAGACCGGCCTCTGTCGCCGGACTGCCAGTGAATAAGAATGAGGAGGTCCTGCTCGATATTACCGGCATGACCCATGAAGGGGAAGGGGTAGGCCGCGTAGAGGGCTTTACCCTTTTTGTGCAGGGTGCGCTCCCCGGTGAGAAGGTCCGCGCCAGAGTGCTGAAGACCAAGAAGCAGTATGGCTATGCCAAGCTGATGGAGCTGGTGCAGGCCAGCCCAGACCGGATCGGGCCGCCTTGCCCGATCTATGATCAATGCGGCGGCTGCCAGCTGCAGCATATGGATTATACCGCCCAGCTGGCGTGGAAGCGGCAGCTGGTGGTGGACAATCTGCAGCGGATCGGGAAGCTGCAGGTGGCGGGTGCGGCAAGTAGAGGTGCAGGCACCGGAACAGGCGGTGCTGAATCCGGCGCAGATGCTGCAGGTTCTCAGGCTGAAGGAATCCGCGTTCTGCCTACCCTCGGCATGGACGAGCCTTGGCGTTACCGCAACAAGGCTCAGGTACCAATCGGCGTGACCGATGGCGGTCTGGTCGGCGGCTTCTACGCACGCGGCAGTCACCGGATCATCGACATGGAGACCTGTCTGATCCAGCATGAGGACAATGACAAGGTCGTGGCCACCGTTAAGAGCCTCGGCCGTGAGCTTGGGGTCACCGCCTATGACGAAGAGACCGGCCGCGGTCTGCTGCGCCACGTTGTGGTGAAGAAGGCCTTCCGCACCGGCCAGATGATGCTGGTGCTGGTAACCAATGGCCGGGACATCCCGCATCTGGATGCCTGGCTCGGCAGTATCCGTGAGCAGCTTCCTGAAGTGGCGAGCATCTGCCAGAACATCAACACCCAGAAGACCAATGTAATCTTCGGTAACGATACCCGCGTATTATGGGGCAGCGATGTGATCTATGATTACATCGGGGATGTGCAGTTCGCGATCTCGGCGCGATCCTTCTACCAGGTGAATCCGGTACAGACCGAGGTGCTGTACGGTAAGACTCTGGAATACGCAGCCTTAACCGGCAGCGAGACCGTAATCGATGCCTATTGCGGCATCGGAACCATCTCGCTGTTCCTGGCCCAGCATGCTGATCAGGTCTACGGCGTGGAAATTGTGCCAGAAGCGATCGAAGATGCCCGTACCAACGCGAAGCTTAACAGCATGAACAATGTGAAGTTTGAAGTCGGTGCATCTGAGGATGTTATCCCTGCCTGGAAAGAGCAGGGCATCACCCCGGACGTCATCGTCGTCGATCCGCCGCGCAAGGGCTGCGACCCGCGTCTGCTGGAAACGATCCTGCTGATGAAGCCGGAGCGTGTGGTATACGTGTCGTGTAATCCATCGACACTGGCCCGCGATTTGCGGGTCCTGGAAGATGGCGGGTACAGAACCGTGGAGGTTACTCCGGTGGATATGTTCCCGCATACGGTGCATGTGGAGTCAGTGGCATGGTTGGAGCGGAAGTAG